The Flavobacterium psychrophilum genome includes a region encoding these proteins:
- a CDS encoding proline dehydrogenase yields the protein MEKIFNNTADAFVLKSDTELDRAYFLFKLIASQPLVRIGTAVTNFALKVHLPVEGLIRATVFDHFCGGTTEEDCLPVVDKMFTKGVSSVLDYSVEAKEEESEFDKALEKTLKTIEFAKERNAIPFAVFKPTGFGRFDLWVKLGEGKTFSVEEADEWKRVVERFDLVCKTAHQNDVALLIDAEESWMQDAADDLVADMMRKYNKEKAIVYNTLQMYRWDRLDYLKKLHEQAKEEGFYIGMKIVRGAYMEKENKRAEEMGYVSPICISKEATDINYDDAIKYMIEHIDKMAIFAGTHNEDSSYKLMKLMEQNGISKNDERIFFGQLYGMSDNISFNLAVNGYHVAKYLPFGPVRDVMPYLIRRAEENTSVAGQTSRELNLISAERKRRKLND from the coding sequence ATGGAAAAAATCTTCAACAATACCGCCGATGCATTTGTATTAAAAAGTGACACCGAGCTGGATAGGGCCTATTTTCTTTTTAAACTTATAGCTTCACAGCCATTGGTGCGAATAGGTACTGCCGTAACCAATTTTGCATTGAAAGTGCACCTTCCTGTAGAAGGGCTTATAAGAGCTACGGTATTTGATCATTTTTGTGGTGGTACAACTGAGGAAGATTGTTTGCCGGTAGTAGATAAAATGTTTACAAAAGGCGTTTCATCTGTACTTGATTATTCGGTTGAAGCTAAAGAAGAGGAATCTGAATTTGATAAGGCTTTAGAAAAGACGCTAAAAACTATTGAGTTTGCTAAAGAAAGAAACGCTATTCCTTTCGCTGTATTCAAGCCAACAGGTTTTGGACGTTTTGACCTTTGGGTAAAGTTAGGTGAGGGAAAAACATTTAGTGTTGAAGAAGCTGACGAATGGAAGAGGGTAGTGGAACGTTTTGACCTTGTTTGTAAAACGGCTCATCAAAATGATGTTGCTCTTTTGATAGACGCCGAAGAAAGCTGGATGCAGGATGCTGCTGATGATCTTGTAGCCGATATGATGCGCAAGTACAATAAAGAAAAGGCAATCGTTTACAATACATTACAGATGTACCGTTGGGATAGGCTTGATTATCTTAAAAAGCTACACGAGCAGGCGAAAGAAGAAGGTTTCTACATAGGGATGAAAATCGTTAGGGGAGCTTACATGGAAAAAGAAAATAAACGTGCCGAAGAAATGGGTTACGTTTCTCCAATATGTATATCTAAGGAAGCTACAGACATCAATTATGACGATGCTATTAAATACATGATCGAGCATATAGATAAAATGGCAATCTTTGCCGGTACTCACAATGAAGACAGTTCGTATAAGCTTATGAAGCTTATGGAGCAAAATGGTATATCGAAGAATGATGAACGTATATTTTTCGGTCAGTTATATGGTATGAGTGACAACATTAGTTTTAACCTGGCGGTTAATGGTTACCATGTTGCTAAATACCTACCGTTTGGGCCTGTAAGGGATGTCATGCCATACCTGATAAGAAGGGCAGAGGAGAATACTTCTGTTGCGGGACAAACGAGCCGTGAGCTTAACCTTATAAGTGCTGAAAGGAAAAGACGTAAACTGAATGATTAG
- a CDS encoding beta-lactamase has translation MAKNIQILFISLLLFSQGCFAQLEDSDTLYRTILEKDSLLFSIGFNTCDIAQFENLLSDNLVFFHDKNGVSNKQRFLRDLKNGLCKNPASRQVKRILQKESTEIYPLYKDGVVYGAVQNGIHLFYDNTENIPGVAKFSNVWRLENGNWKLAISSSYDHHAYSKQYTQSLSFENDAQIENWLKQNNVKTLGLGIIEGGKLKQVKVYGELKEGVSAPYNTVFNVASLAKPITTLVALQLVSLGKWKLDEPIFNYWTDPDVKNDPRYKKLTTRFILSHQTGFSNWRYLNKDNKLKFEFEPGTKYQYSGEGFECLRKALEKKFKKTLEQLAKEFVFHPLNMGDTSYLWNEKLYTSRFAICYDGSGKHYSVVKNQTINAADDLHTTIADYGNFLVSILKGGNLSKDVYQEMIRPQVKTKDNKYFGLGFELYNLGNDEYAISHGGSDNGTQCLTFLLPKTNQGIAIFTNSDVGYKLYDKLLVHYLEERGKKLIDIENNR, from the coding sequence ATGGCAAAAAACATCCAAATCTTATTTATTTCACTATTACTGTTTTCACAAGGTTGTTTCGCCCAACTTGAGGACTCTGATACTCTTTACAGGACTATTTTAGAAAAAGACAGCCTGCTGTTTTCGATTGGGTTCAATACCTGTGATATTGCGCAATTTGAAAATTTACTAAGTGATAATCTGGTTTTCTTTCATGATAAAAACGGGGTCTCCAACAAGCAGCGATTTCTAAGAGATTTAAAAAATGGGTTATGTAAGAATCCTGCATCACGGCAAGTGAAAAGAATCCTGCAAAAGGAAAGTACTGAAATATATCCCCTGTATAAAGACGGAGTTGTATATGGTGCAGTTCAGAATGGTATCCACCTGTTTTATGATAATACGGAAAACATACCGGGCGTTGCGAAATTTTCAAACGTTTGGCGACTGGAAAATGGAAACTGGAAATTGGCGATTTCTTCAAGCTACGACCATCATGCTTACTCAAAGCAATATACTCAATCGCTATCTTTTGAGAATGATGCCCAAATTGAAAACTGGTTGAAGCAAAACAATGTCAAAACACTGGGGCTCGGCATTATAGAAGGAGGGAAACTAAAGCAGGTTAAAGTATACGGTGAACTTAAAGAAGGGGTATCAGCACCGTATAATACGGTATTCAATGTTGCTTCGCTCGCAAAACCGATAACGACACTGGTAGCTTTGCAATTGGTAAGCTTAGGGAAATGGAAACTTGATGAGCCAATTTTCAACTATTGGACAGATCCAGATGTTAAGAATGATCCACGATATAAAAAGCTGACTACAAGATTTATCTTAAGCCATCAAACCGGCTTCTCAAATTGGAGATATTTGAATAAAGATAATAAGCTGAAATTTGAATTTGAACCCGGAACTAAATATCAATATTCAGGTGAAGGCTTTGAGTGTTTGCGTAAAGCATTGGAAAAAAAATTCAAAAAGACCTTGGAACAATTAGCAAAAGAGTTTGTTTTTCACCCCCTGAATATGGGCGACACTTCATATCTGTGGAACGAAAAGCTTTATACATCAAGATTTGCTATTTGTTATGATGGCAGTGGAAAGCATTACAGTGTTGTAAAGAATCAAACAATTAATGCCGCAGATGACCTGCACACTACAATTGCAGACTACGGAAATTTCCTTGTTAGTATTCTGAAAGGAGGAAACCTAAGTAAAGATGTATATCAGGAAATGATAAGACCGCAGGTAAAGACTAAGGATAACAAATACTTTGGTCTAGGGTTTGAATTATATAATTTGGGAAATGATGAATATGCAATCTCTCATGGAGGATCAGATAACGGAACACAATGCCTTACCTTTCTGTTACCAAAAACCAACCAAGGAATAGCAATCTTTACTAATTCTGATGTAGGTTATAAGCTTTACGATAAATTACTCGTTCACTATTTAGAGGAAAGGGGAAAGAAATTAATTGATATTGAAAATAACAGGTAG
- a CDS encoding DNA-binding protein: MSKLKQLREQQHLTQEELSASSGVSVRTIQRIESGVTPKGHTLKALAKALHLPENDLLPKAIKTETITTTTLAVDTEESTSHIDYQKMKLINLSSVLFVVLPPLNIIVPFILSRLFKQDNVLLRQIISLQILWTILAPIVFMVGILLKLGRSFTIILIVSIALSNVFLIVRNLAEIDRNKKLRFKLNFSII; this comes from the coding sequence ATGTCAAAATTAAAGCAGCTAAGAGAGCAACAGCATTTAACACAGGAAGAACTTTCAGCAAGCTCAGGAGTTTCTGTCAGGACAATACAGAGAATAGAATCAGGGGTAACACCAAAAGGGCATACACTCAAGGCACTAGCTAAAGCACTTCATCTTCCTGAAAATGATTTGCTGCCGAAAGCTATTAAGACAGAAACCATAACCACCACTACGCTTGCAGTTGATACAGAAGAATCAACAAGCCATATAGATTACCAAAAAATGAAACTGATTAATCTGTCGTCGGTTCTATTTGTTGTGCTGCCACCGCTAAATATTATAGTCCCATTTATACTATCTCGTTTATTTAAACAAGATAATGTTTTATTGAGACAAATCATCTCACTTCAGATTTTGTGGACTATCCTTGCTCCAATAGTGTTTATGGTAGGTATATTATTAAAACTTGGCCGCTCCTTTACAATTATACTAATTGTTTCTATTGCGCTATCTAACGTGTTTTTAATCGTTCGAAACCTCGCCGAAATAGACCGAAATAAAAAACTACGCTTTAAGTTGAATTTTAGTATTATATAA